In one window of Candidatus Binatia bacterium DNA:
- the prmC gene encoding peptide chain release factor N(5)-glutamine methyltransferase, whose amino-acid sequence MNATTSQASERVEQRVTLRQWVARATCSLHTAGVRDARVAAEWLALEALGVDRAALYVRLDDCLPPTVAARLEAWLRRCAAREPVAYVVGRREFWSREFLVTPAVLVPRPESELLIEEALRRFPRARQGTPVCAGDIGTGSGCLAVTLACEWPGATVIASDISGPALAVARANAERHGVASRVHLLAACSLQAFAAESFDLLVANPPYLSTAELEGAEPELRFEPRAALDGGRDGLAVIRDLIADAGRVLRPGGWLLMEIGGTQREAVVNLLRQAGAREWWIRHDLAGWPRLAAGRW is encoded by the coding sequence ATGAACGCAACGACGAGCCAGGCGAGCGAACGAGTAGAACAGCGCGTCACCCTGCGCCAATGGGTGGCCCGCGCCACGTGCAGCTTGCACACAGCCGGGGTGCGCGATGCCCGCGTGGCCGCGGAGTGGCTGGCGCTCGAAGCCCTCGGGGTCGATCGCGCAGCGCTGTACGTCCGCCTGGACGATTGCCTTCCGCCCACCGTGGCGGCGCGCTTGGAGGCATGGCTTCGGCGCTGTGCGGCTCGCGAACCGGTAGCATACGTGGTGGGGCGTCGGGAATTTTGGTCGCGTGAGTTTCTCGTCACCCCGGCCGTGCTCGTCCCCCGGCCCGAATCGGAGCTGTTGATCGAAGAGGCGCTCCGGCGTTTTCCGCGAGCGCGTCAGGGTACACCAGTTTGTGCCGGTGACATTGGCACGGGAAGCGGCTGCCTGGCGGTGACCCTCGCCTGCGAGTGGCCCGGTGCCACGGTGATTGCCAGCGATATTTCCGGTCCCGCACTAGCCGTGGCACGGGCGAACGCCGAACGCCACGGCGTTGCATCGCGCGTTCATCTGCTGGCGGCTTGCTCGCTCCAGGCATTCGCTGCAGAGAGCTTTGATCTGTTGGTGGCCAATCCGCCTTATCTCAGTACGGCCGAACTGGAAGGGGCCGAGCCGGAACTTCGCTTCGAGCCCCGTGCCGCCCTCGATGGAGGCAGGGACGGGCTTGCGGTGATTCGCGACTTGATTGCCGATGCCGGGCGCGTGCTCCGGCCAGGCGGTTGGCTGCTCATGGAAATCGGCGGCACACAGCGAGAAGCAGTGGTGAATCTCCTGCGCCAGGCTGGCGCACGGGAGTGGTGGATTCGGCACGACTTGGCTGGTTGGCCGCGACTTGCTGCGGGGCGGTGGTGA
- the murA gene encoding UDP-N-acetylglucosamine 1-carboxyvinyltransferase, giving the protein MDSIVVRGGSRLCGEVAVEGAKNAALPILFAALLTEEPCVFHNVPPVVDVRTALRLLADLGAEVRHEGTSVWIQAKHFRHAEAPYDLVKTMRASFLVLGPLLARVGEARVSTPGGCAIGARPVDLHLKGLQKLGASVEVVHGYAEARASRLEGATVYLDVPSVGATEHLLMVACLARGTTRIEQAAREPEVVDLARVLTHMGARIHGAGEDVITVEGVPRLHGVEHTIIPDRIEAGTFLIGGAMTAGDVFVRGACAEHLHALLMKLREAGAEVTEDAAGIRVQAQQRLRSVDVKTMPYPGFPTDLQAQFMAAMTRAEGRAVITETIFENRFLHALELNRLGADIKVSGNAAVVQGVEKLTGAPVMATDLRASVSLVLAGLVAEGETEIARVYHLDRGYARLEDKLRALGASVERRRG; this is encoded by the coding sequence ATGGATTCGATCGTGGTTCGCGGAGGGAGCCGCTTGTGCGGTGAGGTTGCGGTGGAGGGCGCAAAAAACGCCGCGCTCCCGATTTTATTTGCCGCCTTGCTCACTGAGGAACCGTGCGTGTTCCACAACGTTCCCCCGGTGGTGGATGTCCGCACGGCCCTACGGCTGTTGGCCGACCTCGGCGCCGAGGTGCGGCACGAGGGCACCTCGGTTTGGATCCAGGCCAAACACTTCCGCCATGCCGAGGCCCCCTATGACTTGGTCAAAACAATGCGCGCTTCGTTCTTGGTCCTGGGGCCGCTTTTGGCTCGTGTGGGCGAGGCGCGGGTCAGTACGCCGGGCGGCTGCGCAATCGGAGCACGTCCCGTGGATCTCCACCTCAAGGGGCTGCAAAAGCTCGGTGCTTCTGTGGAGGTCGTGCATGGTTACGCCGAGGCGCGGGCCTCGCGGCTAGAAGGAGCGACGGTGTACTTAGACGTTCCCTCGGTCGGCGCGACGGAGCACCTGCTCATGGTGGCTTGCTTGGCGCGGGGAACCACGCGGATCGAGCAGGCCGCACGCGAGCCCGAGGTGGTCGACCTCGCCCGCGTGCTCACGCACATGGGCGCGCGCATTCACGGCGCCGGGGAAGACGTGATCACCGTCGAGGGCGTGCCCCGTTTACACGGAGTAGAGCACACGATCATCCCCGACCGCATTGAGGCTGGGACCTTTCTTATTGGTGGCGCAATGACCGCGGGCGACGTGTTTGTGCGCGGCGCGTGCGCGGAGCACCTCCACGCCTTGCTGATGAAATTGCGGGAGGCCGGTGCCGAGGTCACCGAAGATGCTGCCGGCATTCGCGTGCAAGCGCAGCAACGGCTGCGTAGCGTGGATGTGAAAACCATGCCGTACCCCGGGTTTCCCACCGACTTGCAAGCCCAGTTCATGGCCGCCATGACTCGCGCGGAAGGCCGCGCCGTGATCACCGAGACAATTTTCGAAAACCGGTTCTTGCATGCACTCGAACTCAATCGCTTGGGTGCCGACATCAAGGTGAGTGGCAACGCGGCCGTGGTGCAGGGGGTCGAGAAACTCACCGGTGCGCCGGTGATGGCAACCGACTTGCGCGCTAGCGTTTCCTTGGTGCTGGCCGGCTTGGTTGCGGAAGGGGAAACGGAAATTGCCCGCGTGTACCATCTCGACCGCGGCTACGCCCGACTGGAAGATAAGCTACGTGCCTTGGGTGCCAGCGTGGAGCGGCGCCGAGGTTAG
- the prfA gene encoding peptide chain release factor 1 has product MFEKLAHVERHYEELERRLSDPEVAANYHEYARLSKERAGLDEIVQHYREWKRLHRELEEYRELAHGEDAELRELAKSEIPALEQRVAELEEELKRLLLPKDPNDERNVVLEIRAGAGGNEASLFAEELFRMYSRYAERHGWKVEVLSASRSEIGGLKELVALIQGRGAYSRLKYEGGVHRVQRVPETEAAGRIHTSTVTVAVLPEAEDVEVEIDEDKDLRIDVFRASGPGGQSVNTTDSAVRITHLPTGLVVSCQDEKSQHKNKAKALKILRARLLERARAEQQAQLAQNRRAMVGTGERAEKIRTYNFPQNRVTDHRIGLTLHSLERVLDGELDPIIDALLAHYQAEALREGAVA; this is encoded by the coding sequence ATTTTCGAAAAACTCGCCCATGTCGAACGCCATTACGAAGAGCTCGAACGCCGCTTATCCGATCCGGAGGTGGCGGCGAACTACCACGAGTATGCGCGCCTTTCCAAGGAGCGCGCCGGCCTCGACGAGATCGTCCAGCATTACCGCGAGTGGAAGAGGCTCCACCGTGAACTCGAGGAGTACCGCGAGCTTGCTCATGGCGAGGATGCGGAACTGCGCGAGCTTGCGAAGTCGGAGATCCCGGCGTTGGAGCAGCGCGTGGCAGAGCTCGAAGAAGAGCTCAAGCGTTTACTTCTCCCAAAGGATCCCAACGACGAGCGCAACGTCGTGCTCGAAATTCGTGCTGGTGCCGGTGGCAACGAGGCTTCGCTCTTTGCCGAGGAACTGTTCCGTATGTATAGCCGTTATGCCGAGCGCCACGGCTGGAAGGTGGAAGTTTTGAGCGCCAGCCGCTCGGAGATCGGCGGTCTCAAGGAGCTGGTTGCTCTCATTCAAGGTCGGGGCGCATACAGCCGGCTTAAATACGAAGGTGGCGTGCACCGCGTGCAGCGCGTGCCCGAGACCGAAGCCGCCGGGCGCATCCACACCTCCACGGTTACCGTAGCCGTGTTGCCCGAGGCGGAGGACGTGGAAGTAGAAATCGACGAGGATAAGGACCTCCGTATCGATGTCTTTCGCGCCTCGGGACCCGGCGGGCAAAGCGTGAACACGACAGACTCGGCTGTCCGCATTACCCATTTGCCGACTGGTTTGGTGGTGAGTTGCCAAGATGAGAAGTCGCAACACAAGAACAAAGCAAAGGCGCTGAAGATCTTGCGCGCGCGCTTGCTCGAGCGGGCGCGCGCGGAACAGCAGGCCCAGCTTGCCCAAAACCGCCGGGCGATGGTTGGAACGGGCGAGCGAGCGGAGAAAATTCGCACGTACAATTTCCCGCAAAATCGCGTGACCGACCACCGGATTGGACTCACGCTGCATTCCTTAGAACGGGTGCTCGATGGCGAGCTCGACCCGATTATCGATGCCCTCCTCGCCCATTATCAAGCCGAAGCATTGCGGGAGGGTGCTGTGGCATGA